The proteins below are encoded in one region of Belonocnema kinseyi isolate 2016_QV_RU_SX_M_011 chromosome 3, B_treatae_v1, whole genome shotgun sequence:
- the LOC117170012 gene encoding unconventional myosin-XVIIIa-like yields MLLTLDDETQKMTQIARLKESVDKLQTEAALLKTKEQTAQDAARRLQRSLREAKEEGAAVAAREQEATRARRDVEKALEAAEAETKVVRDDLRLALQRIDDLQSAIQGDLDLDCSEEATSDNSDR; encoded by the exons ATGTTATTAACCCTCGATGATGAAACCCAGAAGATG ACGCAAATCGCAAGGTTGAAGGAGAGCGTCGACAAGTTGCAAACTGAAGCAGCTTTGCTGAAGACGAAGGAGCAGACTGCTCAGGACGCAGCTCGAAGATTGCAGAGATCCTTGAGGGAAGCGAAAGAAGAGGGAGCTGCGGTAGCAGCTCGAGAACAGGAAGCGACGCGGGCTCGTCGTGATGTGGAAAAAGCCCTGGAAGCTGCTGAAGCAGAAACCAAGGTCGTTCGAGACGATCTGAGACTTGCATTGCAGAGGATTGATGATTTGCAGAGTGCAATTCAAGGCGATCTGGACCTGGATTGCAGTGAGGAAGCGACGAGCGACAACAGTGATAGGTAA